A portion of the Candidatus Nomurabacteria bacterium genome contains these proteins:
- a CDS encoding glycosyltransferase family 2 protein: protein MNKTTIIIAGYQEENVIGRSIKALVTSAQKAGLDFQIIQVSPDEPTLSAGNQVATELGIIGRYKQIVDPLKGKAYALNQALEVSTGELIVMSDGDVFVDQEALKYLLEPFQDQDVGGATGRPLPTDTKTTFMGYLANLLTTVAHVKRTKVFTESVGSYLMGENAYFPLSGYLLAFRNNDLRYAPGYIDDTYISIQIFEKGKKLAYCPKAKVFVTYPKNLTDYFKQRRRNIEGNRELHKKFSTSVDDQRTLRKELEFILFPLMYAQSPKQYIWSLCLYPIRSIAWVLAFADRFKKKDRDRPWDPVRSTKA, encoded by the coding sequence ATGAACAAGACGACAATAATCATTGCAGGGTATCAAGAGGAAAACGTTATAGGCAGATCGATAAAGGCTCTTGTGACCTCTGCACAAAAAGCAGGTTTGGATTTTCAGATCATACAGGTCTCACCCGACGAACCGACCTTGAGCGCAGGGAATCAGGTCGCTACTGAACTAGGGATAATTGGGCGGTACAAACAGATCGTTGACCCTCTGAAAGGAAAAGCGTATGCGTTGAACCAAGCCTTAGAGGTCTCTACGGGTGAACTCATCGTAATGTCTGATGGTGATGTATTTGTTGACCAAGAAGCCTTAAAATACCTCTTGGAGCCTTTCCAGGACCAAGATGTAGGTGGCGCAACCGGAAGGCCTTTACCCACTGATACAAAAACAACTTTTATGGGTTACTTAGCAAATCTACTCACCACTGTTGCCCATGTGAAAAGAACAAAGGTTTTTACAGAAAGTGTTGGGAGTTATCTGATGGGTGAGAATGCCTACTTCCCTCTTAGTGGTTATTTGCTGGCTTTTCGGAACAATGATCTACGCTATGCACCTGGATACATTGACGATACTTACATTTCGATCCAGATATTCGAGAAAGGTAAGAAGCTAGCTTATTGTCCCAAGGCAAAGGTATTTGTTACATACCCAAAGAACCTCACCGATTATTTTAAACAACGAAGAAGAAATATCGAAGGAAACCGCGAGCTTCATAAGAAGTTTTCAACCTCGGTAGATGATCAAAGAACCTTACGAAAAGAATTGGAGTTTATTCTATTCCCATTGATGTACGCCCAGAGTCCAAAACAGTACATCTGGTCATTATGTCTCTATCCGATACGATCAATTGCTTGGGTATTAGCTTTTGCCGATAGGTTCAAAAAGAAAGATCGGGATAGACCATGGGATCCAGTACGTTCTACAAAAGCCTGA
- a CDS encoding 50S ribosomal protein L25, with protein sequence MQKIKLEKRELTGKKARRLLLGGEVPAVLFNRNGESFNTKVEKGDLERLMTEATTSTIVDINYDGREVRALIKDTDFDPIRGNIRHISFFEIDPDVDMTFEIPIGLSGISPAVKNNLGVLVTPTKTVEVRGKVKDMVDSIIIDITWMANPGDTVTLGELKLPEGLTLPNQDHLDRAIVTIAQLQKLVEAEVEETEDEEDAEANEGAEGAEETETAE encoded by the coding sequence ATGCAGAAAATCAAACTAGAGAAACGAGAGCTCACTGGGAAAAAAGCCAGAAGACTTCTTTTAGGTGGTGAAGTTCCAGCAGTTTTGTTCAACAGGAACGGAGAGTCCTTCAATACAAAAGTCGAGAAAGGTGACTTGGAGCGACTGATGACTGAGGCCACAACATCCACTATCGTAGACATCAATTATGATGGAAGAGAGGTTCGAGCATTGATCAAGGACACCGATTTTGACCCCATCCGAGGTAACATCCGACATATCTCATTCTTTGAGATCGATCCGGATGTAGACATGACCTTTGAGATCCCTATCGGACTTTCAGGGATATCACCTGCAGTTAAGAACAATCTCGGAGTTTTGGTAACACCTACAAAAACCGTAGAGGTTAGAGGTAAAGTAAAAGATATGGTGGATTCAATAATCATCGACATCACATGGATGGCAAATCCTGGTGACACGGTTACATTAGGCGAATTGAAACTTCCTGAGGGACTTACCTTACCTAATCAAGATCACCTCGATAGAGCTATAGTGACGATCGCCCAACTACAGAAACTTGTTGAGGCAGAGGTTGAAGAAACTGAGGATGAAGAAGATGCAGAAGCAAATGAGGGTGCTGAAGGAGCTGAAGAGACAGAAACAGCAGAGTAA
- a CDS encoding nucleotide exchange factor GrpE: MNKKSSVNNYTKGKDTPTKNDPSSLNARIVQLEEEIRQLALTIDKVEDEKQQIENQMKKALADYQNLERAMDKRMDMKSIQLRKHIAQDLLILMDDVQYGLNAVTELTIGDDVQAWIQGLVDTMSKMKTVLESLDIQVMQVNVGDQFDSGIHEAIAVVDQGKENTVVEIVQPGYVMGEMVIRPARVVVSKKLAK; this comes from the coding sequence ATGAACAAGAAAAGTTCTGTCAATAATTATACAAAAGGAAAGGACACTCCAACAAAGAATGATCCAAGCTCGTTAAATGCAAGGATCGTTCAGCTGGAAGAAGAGATCAGGCAGTTAGCACTTACTATAGATAAGGTTGAGGATGAGAAACAGCAGATCGAAAATCAGATGAAAAAAGCCTTAGCAGACTATCAGAACCTTGAAAGAGCTATGGATAAGCGAATGGATATGAAGTCCATCCAGTTACGTAAGCATATCGCACAAGACCTACTCATCTTGATGGATGATGTGCAATACGGTTTGAATGCAGTTACAGAATTGACGATAGGTGATGATGTACAGGCATGGATACAAGGATTAGTCGACACTATGAGTAAGATGAAAACAGTATTGGAGAGTTTGGATATACAGGTTATGCAGGTGAATGTTGGTGATCAGTTTGACTCTGGCATACATGAAGCGATAGCAGTCGTAGATCAGGGTAAAGAGAATACTGTGGTTGAAATTGTTCAACCAGGTTATGTCATGGGAGAAATGGTCATCAGACCTGCGCGGGTTGTTGTAAGTAAGAAACTCGCAAAATAA
- the dnaK gene encoding molecular chaperone DnaK, translated as MSKIIGIDLGTTNSVVAHLSGGKPEVISNVEGGRLTPSVVAVDDKEQVLVGMPAKNQAVTNPEGTVYSVKRLIGRKWDDPEVQKDQKLLPFEMREAKNGGIEVKMGENWYTPQEISAKVLAKLKKDAEEFLGDTVTEAVITVPAYFDDAQRKATKDAGKIAGLTVKRVINEPTAAALAYGMDKQKDEVIAVYDLGGGTFDISLLEIGDGVFEVLSTNGDTHLGGDNFDQVLIDHLADGFKADHGIDLRDDKTALQRLKEAAERAKIELSSAENTEINIPYITADAKGPKHLKLTLTRAELEKLVSDLIDATVEPCKKALADAKVKKEDIDQVLLVGGMTRMPAVQKKVKEFFGKEPNKTVNPDEVVAVGAAIQGGVIAGDVRDITLLDVTPLSLGLETLGNVMTKIIERNTTIPVEKKQIFSTAADNQPAVEIHVLQGEREMAADNKTLGRFVLDGIPPAPRGVPQVEVTFAIDANGILNVAAVDKATGKEQKITITASTGLTDDEIEKMVDEAAKNAKADKEKREMAEARNEADSLIFNTEKLLKDLGEKVDKEMKEDTEKKIAEVKKLLENETVELEDLKKQTDELTEVVQKLSEKLYAEAAKEEEAKKAEEKGKEKDGDKDKVKDESGKKDGKKNDKDDKGDEAEAQEAEVVE; from the coding sequence ATGTCAAAGATAATAGGAATAGATCTTGGAACAACTAACTCTGTTGTTGCACATCTTTCAGGAGGAAAACCTGAAGTGATCAGTAATGTTGAAGGAGGTCGTTTAACACCTTCAGTAGTAGCTGTAGATGATAAAGAGCAAGTCCTTGTCGGAATGCCTGCAAAGAACCAAGCTGTCACAAATCCGGAAGGTACTGTATATTCGGTAAAACGACTGATCGGAAGGAAATGGGATGATCCAGAGGTACAGAAAGATCAAAAATTACTACCTTTTGAAATGCGTGAAGCAAAGAATGGTGGAATAGAGGTGAAAATGGGTGAGAATTGGTATACACCTCAGGAGATCTCTGCAAAGGTTCTTGCAAAATTGAAAAAGGATGCCGAAGAATTCTTAGGAGATACGGTAACTGAAGCTGTGATCACAGTTCCAGCATATTTTGATGACGCACAACGTAAGGCAACAAAAGATGCAGGTAAGATAGCAGGGCTTACAGTTAAGCGTGTAATCAATGAGCCTACTGCAGCAGCACTTGCTTATGGTATGGACAAACAGAAGGACGAGGTCATAGCCGTCTACGATCTAGGAGGAGGAACGTTCGATATCTCACTACTTGAGATCGGGGATGGCGTTTTCGAAGTACTCTCAACAAATGGTGATACGCACCTGGGAGGGGATAATTTCGATCAGGTTTTGATCGATCACCTAGCAGATGGTTTCAAGGCTGATCATGGTATCGACTTGAGGGATGATAAAACAGCACTGCAGAGATTAAAGGAAGCTGCTGAAAGAGCAAAGATAGAGTTATCTTCTGCTGAGAACACAGAGATCAATATCCCTTACATCACCGCAGATGCAAAAGGACCAAAACATTTGAAATTAACTCTCACAAGAGCAGAGTTAGAGAAATTAGTATCAGATCTTATCGATGCTACTGTCGAACCATGTAAAAAAGCATTGGCAGATGCCAAAGTGAAGAAGGAAGATATTGACCAAGTACTACTTGTCGGTGGTATGACGCGAATGCCAGCAGTACAGAAGAAAGTAAAAGAGTTTTTTGGAAAAGAACCAAATAAGACTGTTAATCCAGATGAAGTTGTAGCTGTTGGTGCAGCAATTCAAGGTGGTGTGATCGCTGGGGATGTTAGAGATATTACCCTTCTAGATGTTACACCTCTTTCGCTAGGTCTTGAGACATTAGGTAATGTCATGACAAAGATAATCGAAAGAAACACAACAATTCCAGTAGAAAAGAAGCAGATCTTCTCAACGGCCGCAGATAATCAACCTGCAGTAGAGATACATGTACTACAAGGTGAAAGAGAAATGGCCGCTGACAATAAAACATTAGGAAGATTTGTACTTGACGGTATCCCACCTGCACCACGAGGTGTGCCACAAGTAGAAGTGACTTTTGCGATAGATGCAAACGGGATCTTAAATGTTGCCGCTGTAGATAAAGCAACTGGAAAAGAGCAGAAGATCACAATAACAGCCTCAACAGGTTTGACGGATGATGAGATCGAGAAGATGGTGGATGAGGCTGCAAAAAATGCAAAAGCAGATAAAGAGAAAAGAGAGATGGCAGAAGCCAGGAATGAAGCAGATTCATTGATCTTCAACACCGAAAAACTTCTAAAAGATCTAGGCGAAAAAGTGGATAAAGAGATGAAGGAGGATACGGAGAAGAAGATTGCTGAAGTCAAAAAACTTCTAGAGAATGAAACGGTTGAATTAGAAGATCTGAAGAAACAAACAGACGAGCTAACCGAGGTTGTCCAGAAATTGAGTGAGAAACTATACGCCGAGGCAGCTAAAGAAGAGGAGGCTAAAAAGGCTGAAGAGAAGGGTAAGGAAAAAGATGGAGATAAAGATAAGGTAAAGGATGAGAGCGGGAAGAAGGATGGTAAGAAAAATGATAAAGATGATAAAGGTGATGAGGCAGAAGCTCAGGAGGCTGAAGTTGTTGAATAA
- a CDS encoding murein biosynthesis integral membrane protein MurJ: MSILKRIFKLKDTVAVIAGILFVTKLLGFVKFRLIAGYFGASKELDIFWAAFLIPDTLFNILIAGSVNAAIIPVFSDVLYKDGEKRLVKLMSATIFAMSIIFVLLSVLIFIFARDVSGFLVDSGYIHSTLSLTSTLNSTDIDLLTQLMRIMLLSPILLGISSVVTAFLQVHKRFFITTLAPLLYNLGMIGGTWVMVGGMNAKVPGLAWSVVIGSALHLIVQLPITYQFIRIHLRIRDIGNINGQAKFYTKEILHIFRLAIPRIIAYVGEQINVIINTIISFSLTEGALSAYRFAISLHLFPVHIFAGAFAQVSLPQFAEDYAKNDMQAFKNSFNKALTKMMFVVLPSVAILVILRLPIVRLAYGTGKFDWWDTVVTSWALALLGLAIIGQSVVALTLRALYAVHETRLPLVATIITVIVNIAGSYYFTNFFSHYQDWRPIISQVTSQLAEGISAGGIDPFLQSAGSLWGDLGKWFTTRNVYDASVGGLSLSLSVAFFIEMVLNLYFLSRKVKIVCWDTLIAPITKMTLNTLVMSGFMYFVFRLTDFSLDTTRTIYVAMVLFVTSFVGGVVYVLMSFTTNVKEVELIADKGSKLLQRIPYFSKKR, encoded by the coding sequence ATGAGCATATTAAAGAGAATATTCAAACTCAAAGATACCGTAGCAGTCATTGCAGGCATACTTTTTGTCACAAAACTGCTAGGATTTGTGAAGTTTAGGTTGATCGCCGGCTATTTTGGAGCCTCAAAGGAACTCGATATTTTTTGGGCAGCTTTTCTTATACCGGATACGCTTTTCAACATACTAATCGCAGGAAGTGTTAATGCTGCAATAATACCTGTATTTTCCGATGTGCTTTACAAAGATGGTGAAAAACGATTAGTGAAATTAATGAGTGCAACTATCTTTGCTATGTCGATCATCTTTGTACTACTGAGTGTATTGATATTCATTTTTGCGCGGGATGTAAGTGGTTTTCTTGTAGATTCAGGATATATTCATTCGACACTATCCCTAACATCAACCTTGAATTCGACAGATATCGATCTTCTTACCCAGCTGATGAGGATCATGCTACTCTCTCCGATCCTACTTGGGATAAGCTCTGTTGTTACGGCATTCTTACAGGTGCATAAGAGATTCTTCATAACTACCCTTGCACCATTACTATATAACCTCGGAATGATTGGGGGTACTTGGGTCATGGTTGGGGGAATGAATGCAAAAGTTCCTGGCTTAGCTTGGTCGGTGGTGATAGGCTCGGCTTTACATCTAATTGTTCAACTGCCGATCACCTACCAGTTCATCAGGATCCATTTACGAATTCGGGATATAGGTAATATCAATGGTCAGGCAAAATTTTACACAAAAGAGATACTACATATTTTCAGGTTGGCGATACCGAGGATCATCGCGTATGTTGGTGAACAGATCAATGTGATCATCAACACAATAATTAGTTTCAGTCTAACGGAAGGAGCACTCAGTGCATATAGATTTGCGATATCGCTTCATCTATTCCCTGTGCATATATTCGCTGGTGCTTTCGCACAAGTCTCGCTTCCTCAGTTTGCTGAGGATTATGCAAAGAACGATATGCAGGCATTCAAAAATTCCTTTAATAAAGCTCTTACAAAAATGATGTTTGTAGTTCTGCCATCAGTTGCAATTCTAGTTATACTTAGATTGCCGATCGTGCGTTTAGCTTACGGTACTGGAAAGTTCGATTGGTGGGATACTGTGGTGACATCTTGGGCTCTTGCTCTGTTAGGTCTGGCAATTATCGGACAATCTGTTGTAGCTCTGACACTGAGAGCATTATATGCAGTTCATGAAACTAGATTGCCACTTGTAGCTACTATCATAACTGTGATAGTGAATATCGCAGGTAGTTACTATTTTACGAACTTCTTTAGCCATTACCAAGATTGGCGACCAATTATTTCACAGGTAACATCCCAGCTTGCAGAAGGGATATCGGCCGGCGGGATAGATCCTTTTCTACAGAGTGCAGGGAGTTTATGGGGTGATCTCGGAAAATGGTTCACAACGAGGAATGTTTATGATGCATCTGTTGGAGGTCTATCACTTAGTCTTAGTGTAGCTTTCTTTATCGAGATGGTTCTGAACCTATACTTTCTAAGCCGCAAGGTTAAGATCGTATGTTGGGATACTTTGATCGCACCTATTACAAAGATGACATTAAATACCCTCGTCATGAGCGGATTTATGTATTTCGTATTCCGCTTGACCGACTTCTCGCTTGACACTACACGTACTATTTATGTTGCCATGGTTCTCTTTGTCACAAGTTTTGTCGGTGGGGTTGTTTATGTCCTGATGAGTTTCACCACAAATGTCAAAGAGGTCGAATTGATAGCAGATAAAGGTAGTAAGCTTCTTCAACGCATCCCTTATTTCAGTAAGAAGCGGTAA
- a CDS encoding co-chaperone GroES, with product MAEKKVKITPLGKRVVVRPEEVEETTKGGLIIPPSAQDDQKSEVGTVVVLGTGEKDFKFTVKVGDKVFFKKYSPDEIEIDGEKYFVLAEEDILAIVG from the coding sequence ATGGCAGAAAAGAAAGTAAAGATCACCCCGTTAGGGAAAAGGGTCGTAGTCCGACCTGAAGAAGTAGAGGAGACCACAAAGGGTGGATTGATAATTCCTCCATCAGCTCAAGATGATCAGAAGTCTGAAGTAGGAACAGTTGTTGTTCTTGGGACAGGTGAAAAGGACTTCAAATTTACTGTAAAAGTAGGCGACAAGGTCTTTTTCAAAAAGTATTCTCCTGACGAGATCGAGATCGATGGAGAGAAATACTTTGTATTAGCTGAGGAAGATATCCTCGCAATTGTAGGCTAA
- the groL gene encoding chaperonin GroEL (60 kDa chaperone family; promotes refolding of misfolded polypeptides especially under stressful conditions; forms two stacked rings of heptamers to form a barrel-shaped 14mer; ends can be capped by GroES; misfolded proteins enter the barrel where they are refolded when GroES binds) — MAKQIVFNEEARKKLMKGVDTLADAVKVTLGPKGRNVALGKKYGAQTVTKDGVTVAKEIELSDPYANIGVEMIKEAASKTADNAGDGTTTATVIAQAIAREGLRVVAAGSNPIALKRGIDKGVEEVVKHLLGNAKKISTKEEIAQAATISANNDAHLGELIASVFDKVGKDGVITVEEAKGFVDEVEYTEGMQFDRGYVSPYFVTDAESLEAVMDNPYILITDKKLSTLQDIQAIAEKVLQAADRPLLIIAEDIENQAMATLVVNKLRGTLNVVAVKAPGFGDRRKEMLKDIAVLTGGTYISEEIGRTLESIDLSDLGSAKKVIVDKDNTIIVDGAGRKEDISARVKEVKAQIEATTSDYDKEKLQERLAKISGGVAVIKVGAASEVEMKEKKDRVEDAMHASRAALEEGVVVGGGLALHNAVEALDGMELADPDEKVGIEILRKVLSEPLKLIAENAGQDGAVVADKSHGTKGFNAKTGEYSDLMKDGVTDPVKVTRLALVYGASVATMLITTEAVVADEPEQEKPAPEMPGGMDGMM; from the coding sequence ATGGCAAAACAGATCGTATTTAACGAGGAAGCTAGAAAGAAGCTGATGAAGGGTGTAGATACCCTTGCTGATGCTGTAAAGGTCACCCTCGGTCCGAAAGGACGAAATGTGGCTTTAGGTAAAAAGTATGGAGCACAAACTGTAACTAAGGATGGTGTCACAGTGGCAAAAGAGATCGAACTCTCAGATCCCTATGCAAATATTGGTGTAGAGATGATAAAGGAGGCTGCTTCAAAGACTGCAGATAATGCAGGAGATGGTACAACTACAGCAACAGTGATCGCTCAGGCGATCGCTCGTGAAGGTTTACGCGTGGTTGCAGCAGGTTCTAATCCGATCGCTCTTAAAAGAGGTATCGATAAAGGTGTCGAAGAAGTTGTAAAGCACTTACTTGGAAATGCAAAGAAGATCTCTACAAAAGAGGAGATCGCCCAGGCTGCAACTATTTCAGCAAATAATGATGCTCATTTGGGTGAATTGATCGCTTCTGTATTTGACAAAGTGGGTAAGGATGGTGTGATCACAGTAGAGGAGGCTAAAGGATTTGTTGATGAGGTCGAGTATACCGAGGGTATGCAATTCGACAGAGGATATGTTAGTCCGTACTTCGTCACTGATGCTGAGTCCCTTGAAGCAGTGATGGATAATCCTTACATTCTGATAACTGACAAGAAGCTCTCTACACTCCAAGATATTCAAGCGATCGCAGAGAAAGTCCTCCAGGCAGCAGATAGACCTCTTCTCATAATTGCTGAGGATATTGAGAATCAAGCTATGGCAACATTAGTTGTCAATAAACTTCGAGGAACGTTGAATGTGGTGGCTGTAAAAGCTCCCGGGTTTGGAGATAGACGAAAAGAGATGCTTAAGGATATTGCAGTTCTTACCGGTGGTACTTATATCTCTGAAGAGATCGGAAGAACACTCGAGTCTATAGATCTTTCAGATTTAGGAAGTGCTAAGAAGGTTATCGTGGACAAGGATAATACTATAATTGTAGATGGTGCAGGCCGAAAGGAAGATATCTCTGCAAGAGTAAAAGAAGTTAAAGCTCAGATAGAGGCTACAACTTCAGATTACGATAAGGAGAAGTTACAAGAGAGATTAGCAAAGATCTCTGGAGGAGTTGCAGTGATCAAGGTTGGTGCGGCTTCTGAGGTTGAGATGAAAGAGAAGAAAGATAGGGTGGAGGATGCTATGCATGCTTCAAGAGCAGCTTTAGAAGAGGGTGTCGTTGTTGGTGGTGGACTTGCTCTTCACAATGCAGTAGAAGCATTGGATGGTATGGAGTTGGCTGATCCTGATGAGAAGGTTGGTATTGAGATCTTGCGAAAGGTTTTGAGTGAGCCATTGAAGTTGATCGCTGAGAACGCTGGTCAAGATGGTGCTGTTGTCGCAGATAAAAGTCACGGTACAAAAGGTTTCAATGCTAAGACTGGTGAGTATAGTGATCTTATGAAGGATGGGGTGACCGATCCTGTTAAGGTTACTAGATTAGCACTTGTATATGGTGCATCTGTAGCAACTATGTTGATCACAACGGAGGCTGTTGTTGCTGATGAACCAGAGCAGGAGAAGCCTGCGCCTGAGATGCCGGGTGGGATGGATGGGATGATGTGA